The following coding sequences lie in one Paracidovorax avenae genomic window:
- the puuE gene encoding allantoinase PuuE, translating to MTAPPLYDATLPYPRDLVGYGRNPPHALWPGGARIAVQFVLNYEEGGENATLHGDAGSEQFLSEMFNPASYPDRHISMEGIYEYGSRAGVWRLLREFERRGLPLTVFGVATALQRHPEVTAAFGELGHDIACHGLKWIHYQNVPEDVERAHMAEAMDIIRRLTGERPLGWYTGRDSPNTRRLVADYGGFAYDSDYYGDDLPFWMKVKKTDGTDAMQLIVPYTLDCNDMRFALPQGYSHADPFFQYMKDTFDALYAEGDPAGDDRPKMMSIGMHCRLLGRPGRITALQRFLDHVQRHEHAWVCRRIDIARHWAATHPCPEVTP from the coding sequence ATGACCGCACCGCCGCTCTACGACGCCACCCTGCCCTATCCCCGCGACCTCGTGGGCTACGGACGCAATCCACCGCACGCGCTCTGGCCCGGGGGCGCGCGCATCGCCGTGCAGTTCGTGCTGAACTACGAGGAAGGCGGCGAGAACGCAACCCTGCACGGCGATGCGGGCAGCGAGCAGTTCCTGTCGGAAATGTTCAACCCGGCCAGCTACCCCGACCGCCACATCAGCATGGAGGGCATCTACGAATACGGTTCGCGCGCGGGTGTCTGGCGCCTGCTGCGCGAGTTCGAGCGCCGCGGCCTGCCGCTCACCGTGTTCGGCGTGGCGACGGCGCTGCAGCGCCATCCGGAGGTGACCGCCGCCTTCGGCGAACTCGGCCACGACATCGCCTGCCACGGCCTGAAGTGGATCCACTACCAGAACGTGCCCGAGGACGTGGAGCGCGCCCACATGGCCGAGGCGATGGACATCATCCGCCGGCTCACGGGCGAGCGCCCGCTGGGCTGGTACACCGGCCGCGACAGCCCCAACACCCGCCGCCTCGTGGCCGACTACGGCGGCTTCGCCTACGACAGCGACTACTACGGCGACGACCTGCCCTTCTGGATGAAGGTGAAGAAAACCGACGGCACCGATGCCATGCAGCTCATCGTGCCCTACACGCTCGACTGCAACGACATGCGCTTCGCGCTGCCCCAGGGCTACTCGCACGCCGACCCGTTCTTCCAGTACATGAAGGACACCTTCGATGCGCTCTATGCCGAGGGCGATCCCGCCGGCGACGACCGCCCGAAGATGATGAGCATCGGCATGCACTGCCGCCTGCTGGGCCGCCCGGGCCGCATCACCGCGCTGCAGCGCTTCCTCGACCACGTCCAGCGCCACGAGCACGCCTGGGTGTGCCGCCGCATCGACATCGCGCGCCACTGGGCCGCGACCCATCCCTGCCCGGAGGTGACGCCATGA
- a CDS encoding GntR family transcriptional regulator, giving the protein MEPSTTSAIVASLTRAIVEHRLLPGAKLAEQKLADHFGVSRTLVRQALFQLSQNRLVTLEPARGAFVAAPSAEEARQVFAVRRMLEAEMTRAFVREVTPARVRALREHVAREKQAVDQADVPGRTELLGDFHVRMAELMGNEVLAQMLGELISRCALITLMYQSADEAAHSHEEHGHIVQALADRDADLAVRLMDEHLRHVEASLAFDRAHPANELSRALS; this is encoded by the coding sequence ATGGAACCGTCCACCACCAGCGCCATCGTCGCGAGCCTGACCCGGGCCATCGTGGAGCACCGGCTGCTGCCGGGCGCCAAGCTGGCCGAGCAGAAGCTGGCGGACCATTTCGGCGTCTCCCGCACCCTGGTGCGGCAGGCGCTCTTCCAGCTGTCGCAGAACCGGCTCGTCACGCTGGAGCCGGCGCGCGGGGCCTTCGTCGCCGCGCCGTCGGCCGAGGAGGCGCGGCAGGTGTTCGCCGTGCGCCGCATGCTGGAAGCCGAGATGACGCGCGCCTTCGTGCGCGAGGTGACGCCCGCCCGGGTGCGCGCCCTGCGCGAACACGTCGCGCGCGAGAAGCAGGCGGTGGACCAGGCCGACGTGCCGGGCCGCACCGAGCTGCTCGGCGATTTCCACGTGCGCATGGCCGAACTCATGGGCAACGAAGTGCTCGCGCAGATGCTGGGCGAACTCATTTCCCGCTGCGCGCTCATCACCCTCATGTACCAGAGCGCCGACGAGGCCGCGCATTCGCACGAGGAGCACGGCCACATCGTGCAGGCCCTCGCCGACCGCGATGCCGACCTGGCCGTGCGCCTGATGGACGAACACCTGCGCCACGTGGAGGCCAGCCTGGCCTTCGACCGGGCACACCCCGCCAACGAACTGTCCCGCGCGCTCTCCTGA
- a CDS encoding glycerate kinase: MTHSRFADAPAPAAPDPATEPVRFLRHLYDVAVQAALPSQRMAEYLPPPPRGRTLVLGAGKAGGAMAHAMEALWPAQAPLSGLVVTRYGHVPPWPNGVPARIDIVEAAHPVPDAAGEAAARRMLELTRGLTADDLVVCLISGGGSALLTLPAEGLALEDKQRINRALLESGAGIADMNCVRKHLSRIKGGRLAAACAPARVVTLAISDVPGDDPAVIASGPTVSDATTCADALRVLDRHRIALPPAVRAALEAGALETPKPVEGHAPEVHLIATPRQSLEAAAAAARSAGLPVYILSDEMEGESRDVGAVHAAIARSVARRGEPFARPCAILSGGETTVTVRERPPGAPRGRGGRAGEFCLGLARALQGQEGVWALAADTDGIDGVEDNAGALVGPDTLARAARAGLRVDDHLARNDAYGFFAALGDLVVTGPTHTNVNDFRALLVL, translated from the coding sequence ATGACCCATTCCCGCTTTGCGGACGCTCCCGCGCCGGCCGCACCCGATCCCGCTACCGAGCCCGTCCGCTTCCTGCGCCACCTCTACGACGTGGCCGTCCAGGCGGCCCTGCCGTCGCAACGCATGGCGGAGTACCTGCCACCCCCGCCGCGCGGCCGCACGCTGGTGCTGGGCGCCGGCAAGGCCGGCGGTGCCATGGCGCACGCGATGGAGGCGCTGTGGCCGGCGCAGGCACCGCTCTCCGGGCTGGTCGTCACGCGCTACGGCCACGTGCCGCCGTGGCCGAACGGGGTGCCGGCGCGCATCGATATCGTGGAGGCCGCGCATCCGGTGCCCGATGCGGCGGGCGAGGCGGCGGCGCGGCGCATGCTGGAGCTGACGCGGGGACTCACCGCCGACGATCTCGTGGTCTGCCTGATCTCGGGTGGCGGCTCCGCGCTGCTCACGCTGCCTGCCGAGGGCCTGGCGCTGGAGGACAAGCAACGCATCAACCGGGCCTTGCTGGAGAGCGGCGCGGGCATCGCGGACATGAACTGCGTGCGCAAGCACCTCTCGCGCATCAAGGGCGGCCGGCTGGCCGCCGCCTGCGCCCCGGCGCGGGTGGTGACGCTCGCGATCAGCGATGTGCCGGGCGACGATCCGGCCGTGATCGCGAGCGGCCCCACCGTGTCCGACGCGACGACTTGCGCGGATGCGCTGCGTGTCCTGGACCGCCACCGCATCGCCCTGCCGCCGGCCGTGCGCGCGGCGCTGGAAGCCGGCGCACTGGAAACACCCAAGCCCGTGGAGGGACACGCGCCGGAAGTGCATCTGATCGCCACGCCGCGGCAGTCGCTGGAGGCGGCGGCCGCGGCGGCGCGGTCCGCGGGCCTGCCGGTGTACATCCTCTCGGACGAGATGGAAGGCGAATCGCGCGACGTGGGGGCCGTGCACGCCGCAATTGCCCGATCCGTGGCGCGGCGCGGCGAGCCGTTCGCCCGGCCCTGCGCCATCCTCTCGGGCGGGGAGACCACGGTGACGGTGCGCGAGCGGCCGCCCGGCGCTCCCCGGGGCCGGGGCGGCCGGGCTGGCGAGTTCTGCCTGGGGCTGGCCCGTGCGCTGCAGGGCCAGGAGGGGGTATGGGCGCTGGCCGCCGACACGGACGGCATCGACGGGGTGGAGGACAACGCCGGTGCCCTCGTCGGGCCCGACACGCTGGCGCGCGCCGCCCGGGCGGGGCTGCGCGTGGACGACCATCT